From Sediminibacterium sp. TEGAF015, a single genomic window includes:
- a CDS encoding zinc ribbon domain-containing protein → MASVKDFSVEEKLVNLLRLQKIDSKLDEIQVLKGELPMEVSDLEDEIQGLTARQTRIEEEINGISEFIESKKNAIKESEALIAKYEKQSENVKNNREFEAINKEVEMQQLEVKLCEKHIRDANEELAEKVKQLENAKKMVAVKEGVLNHKKGELEKIIADTVKEETELNGFSADARAHIDERLIYSYDRIRNSYRNGLAVVAVERDACGGCFNSIPPQRQSEIRLHKKIIVCENCGRILVDADLNDSVEAK, encoded by the coding sequence ATGGCATCTGTAAAAGATTTCTCCGTTGAAGAAAAACTAGTAAACCTATTACGTTTACAAAAGATTGACAGCAAACTAGATGAAATTCAGGTATTAAAAGGTGAACTTCCAATGGAAGTAAGCGACCTTGAAGATGAAATACAAGGGTTAACTGCCCGTCAAACTCGTATCGAAGAAGAAATCAACGGTATCAGCGAATTCATTGAAAGCAAGAAAAATGCAATCAAAGAAAGCGAAGCCCTGATTGCCAAGTACGAAAAGCAAAGCGAAAACGTAAAGAACAACCGTGAATTTGAAGCTATCAACAAAGAAGTTGAAATGCAGCAATTAGAAGTGAAGCTTTGCGAAAAACATATCCGCGATGCCAACGAAGAATTAGCTGAGAAAGTAAAGCAATTGGAAAACGCCAAGAAAATGGTTGCAGTTAAAGAGGGCGTTTTAAATCATAAGAAAGGTGAATTAGAAAAAATCATTGCAGATACAGTAAAAGAAGAAACTGAATTGAATGGCTTCAGTGCCGATGCAAGAGCACATATTGATGAGCGTTTAATTTACAGCTACGACAGAATCAGAAACAGCTACAGAAACGGATTGGCCGTGGTTGCAGTTGAGCGTGATGCATGTGGTGGTTGCTTCAACTCTATTCCTCCTCAACGTCAAAGCGAAATCCGTTTACACAAGAAGATCATCGTTTGCGAAAACTGCGGACGTATCCTTGTAGATGCTGATTTAAATGACAGCGTAGAAGCAAAATAA
- a CDS encoding Nif3-like dinuclear metal center hexameric protein, whose product MKILEIIRSLESFAPLAYQESYDNAGLITGNAQWECSGAICTLDATLEVLIEAREKNANLVVAHHPIVFKGLTKITGKNYVEEAIIYAIKNDIAIYAIHTNLDNVWGGVNSVIAEKIGLNNCSILQPKTSILTKLITFVPTPHLSQVQEALFAAGAGHIGEYAETSFGSEGMGTFRGSALSNPTIGTPGIRESVAETRLEVIVPSYLESQVVAAMKAAHPYEEVAYDLVPLKNVNQRVGSGIVGQLPSPMEEKAFLSHISQVFGLKMVKHTPFLGKKLQKIAICGGAGSFLIKDAIAAGADCYISADIKYHEFFDADKKLVLADIGHWESEQYTIDLLFSLITAKFPNFAVLKTTVQTNPVRYFLG is encoded by the coding sequence ATGAAAATCCTCGAAATAATCCGATCGCTCGAAAGCTTCGCCCCACTAGCTTATCAGGAGTCTTACGATAATGCCGGTTTAATCACAGGCAATGCGCAATGGGAATGCTCGGGCGCAATATGTACCCTGGATGCTACGCTGGAAGTATTGATAGAAGCCAGGGAAAAGAATGCAAATCTGGTAGTAGCGCACCATCCTATAGTATTCAAAGGGTTAACCAAAATAACCGGTAAAAATTATGTAGAGGAAGCCATTATTTATGCCATAAAAAATGATATTGCTATCTATGCCATCCATACCAATCTGGATAATGTTTGGGGTGGAGTGAACTCGGTGATTGCAGAAAAAATTGGCCTTAACAATTGTAGCATCCTGCAACCAAAAACGTCCATTCTAACAAAACTCATCACTTTTGTTCCTACCCCGCATTTGTCACAAGTTCAGGAAGCATTGTTTGCTGCAGGGGCAGGTCATATAGGAGAATATGCAGAAACCAGTTTTGGTTCTGAGGGGATGGGAACTTTCCGCGGATCAGCGCTCTCTAACCCAACCATCGGCACCCCGGGTATTCGGGAATCGGTAGCAGAAACCCGACTTGAAGTTATTGTACCCAGCTATCTGGAGTCGCAGGTGGTGGCTGCCATGAAAGCCGCTCACCCCTATGAAGAAGTAGCCTACGACCTGGTTCCTTTAAAAAATGTAAACCAAAGAGTAGGGTCTGGCATCGTCGGACAGTTGCCATCCCCCATGGAAGAAAAAGCTTTTTTAAGTCATATTTCTCAGGTTTTTGGGCTAAAAATGGTCAAACACACCCCGTTTTTGGGTAAAAAGCTCCAAAAAATCGCTATTTGTGGTGGAGCAGGCAGCTTCTTGATCAAGGATGCCATTGCAGCCGGAGCCGACTGTTATATCAGTGCAGACATTAAATACCACGAGTTTTTTGATGCAGACAAAAAGCTAGTTCTTGCCGATATTGGGCACTGGGAAAGCGAACAATATACGATTGACCTGCTTTTTTCGCTAATAACCGCTAAATTCCCTAACTTTGCCGTCCTTAAAACCACCGTGCAGACAAATCCTGTACGATATTTTTTAGGATAA
- a CDS encoding aminotransferase class IV, whose product MADAHFLFSDGKVLKQDKLLISPNNRSFRYGDGFFETMKWCKGKVLLESLHSERLMTTLEKLKFKPPSFFTSDYIFEAIQELVKKNQHHALARIRVTIYRGDGGIYDPQNHFPHLLIQSWELNESNNKLNENGLTIGIFKEAVKQADHYSLLKTNNYLGYAMAALWAKENHLNDALLLNQQGNIADATIANIFLVQNGLITTPALSEGPVGGVMRKYVLTQLREKGYEVKEGIVTAEDLANASEVFLTNAIYGMRWVKQCEKNAYDHQLVPVLYREIIKPMF is encoded by the coding sequence ATGGCAGATGCACATTTTCTTTTTAGTGATGGCAAAGTTTTGAAACAGGACAAGCTCCTGATTTCTCCCAATAACCGTTCTTTTCGTTACGGTGATGGTTTTTTTGAAACGATGAAATGGTGTAAGGGAAAGGTTTTGCTGGAGTCATTGCATAGCGAACGCTTGATGACTACGCTCGAAAAATTAAAGTTTAAGCCACCTTCCTTTTTTACTTCAGACTATATTTTTGAAGCCATACAGGAACTGGTGAAAAAAAACCAACACCATGCTTTGGCTAGAATCCGCGTAACCATTTACCGTGGAGATGGCGGTATTTACGATCCCCAGAATCATTTTCCGCACCTGTTGATACAGAGCTGGGAACTGAATGAATCGAACAATAAGTTGAATGAAAATGGGTTGACCATTGGGATTTTTAAAGAAGCGGTGAAACAGGCCGACCACTATTCATTATTAAAAACAAATAATTATCTGGGCTACGCCATGGCCGCTTTGTGGGCAAAGGAAAATCATTTGAATGATGCATTGTTGTTGAATCAGCAGGGCAATATTGCGGATGCAACCATTGCCAATATTTTTTTAGTACAGAATGGATTGATTACAACCCCTGCATTGTCGGAAGGTCCGGTAGGAGGGGTTATGCGTAAATATGTACTGACGCAGCTTCGTGAAAAAGGATATGAAGTAAAAGAGGGGATAGTTACTGCAGAAGACCTGGCTAATGCATCTGAAGTATTTTTAACCAATGCCATTTATGGGATGCGCTGGGTAAAGCAGTGCGAAAAAAATGCTTACGACCACCAGTTGGTACCTGTATTGTATAGAGAAATCATTAAGCCAATGTTCTAA